The genomic window CCATTTTGTATCTTATGATGTATATGGAAATAGTTCCGTCCTTACAAAAGTTGAGCGTATTATTTTCAAGCACGATCCTGATCCGGTTTACCCGGGCGATGCAAACAGAGATAGTGTGGTGAATAACCTTGACTTTTTAGCACTTGGAATTGGTTATAGTGACATTGGATTTGCCCGTCCAAATGCGAGTATAAACTGGTCGGCACAGCCATGTCCTTTTTGGCTAAAAAACCTTGCAAATGGAACAGACTATAAACATATTGATACGGATGGAGATGGTTCGATTGGCATTAGTGATACTCTCGCCATCTATTCAAATTATAGCGACAGTCATGTTGCCCTTGCAAGCACGGCAACACAAAGTGATCCTATAATCAGGATTGATTTGCCACAAAATCCAAAATCGGGAGATAGTATTTTGGCTCCTATCCTATTGGGAATGGCCAGCAATCAGGTGAGCAATGTTTATGGAATCGTATTCACAATTAAGTTCGATAGTTCATTGATATTGGATGGTGAAATAAAAGTGAATTTTAAGAATAGCTGGTTTGGCTATCCTCTATCCGATTTGATTCTATTTCAAAAACAGATTGGAAACGAAATCGATATTGCTATTTGCAGAAAAGACCAACAGAACATCAAAAATGGATATGGATTAATAGCTCAACTATTATTTATCTTAAAAGATAATATTGCTGCTGATATTGATTTGGTTTTTGAAATTATTGATATAAGAGCCATTAATTCTATTGAAACAGAAATACCAATTTATCTGGAAATAGACTCATCAACTATTAATAATTCAGGAATAAAGGACGATTTGAAACTCTTGAATGAACAAATTAGTGTTTATCCAAATCCAAATCACGGAGATTTTATCATTCATTTTGATTTACCTATTACACAAGACTTAGCACTAACTATTTACAGTGTAGATGCACGGCTGATATATGAAAACAGCTATAAGAATATTAAAAATGGAAGTATAAATCTCAAGCTCACAGAATTGGAAAGTGGGGTTTATTTTATTCGATTTAAT from Bacteroidota bacterium includes these protein-coding regions:
- a CDS encoding T9SS type A sorting domain-containing protein → HFVSYDVYGNSSVLTKVERIIFKHDPDPVYPGDANRDSVVNNLDFLALGIGYSDIGFARPNASINWSAQPCPFWLKNLANGTDYKHIDTDGDGSIGISDTLAIYSNYSDSHVALASTATQSDPIIRIDLPQNPKSGDSILAPILLGMASNQVSNVYGIVFTIKFDSSLILDGEIKVNFKNSWFGYPLSDLILFQKQIGNEIDIAICRKDQQNIKNGYGLIAQLLFILKDNIAADIDLVFEIIDIRAINSIETEIPIYLEIDSSTINNSGIKDDLKLLNEQISVYPNPNHGDFIIHFDLPITQDLALTIYSVDARLIYENSYKNIKNGSINLKLTELESGVYFIRFNTEQQSLVKRVIINAANR